Proteins from one Ovis aries strain OAR_USU_Benz2616 breed Rambouillet chromosome 12, ARS-UI_Ramb_v3.0, whole genome shotgun sequence genomic window:
- the LOC114117269 gene encoding chromobox protein homolog 1-like, producing the protein MTTSHPDGELWTGIPAVLVANVVACRGFIMELAEFKFYTLTCKSPSKDLGALTVLCTQFCVLEIIQLPVSHSTRAVSSFIPESWRALWGKKQNKKKVEDVLEEEEEEYVVEKVLDHRMVKGKVEYLLKWKGFSDEDNTWEPEENLDCPDLIAEFLQSQKTAHETDKSEGGKRKADSDSEDKGEESKPKKKKGESEKPRGFARGLEPERIIGATDSSGKLMFLMKWKNSDEADLVPAKEANVKFPQVVISFYEERLTWHSYPSEDDDKKDDKS; encoded by the exons ATGACCACCTCACATCCTGATGGAGAGCTCTGGACAGGGATTCCGGCTGTTCTGGTGGCCAACGTGGTGGCCTGCCGGGGGTTCATCATGGAGCTAGCGGAGTTTAAGTTTTACACCCTTACCTGCAAAAGCCCTTCCAAAGACCTGGGGGCTCTGACAGTTCTGTGCACACAGTTTTGTGTTCTTGAAATTATTCAGCTTCCGGTATCACACAGT ACCCGAGCAGTGTCATCCTTTATACCAGAAAGCTGGCGGGCActatgggggaaaaaacaaaacaagaagaaagtgGAGGACGTgctagaagaagaggaagaagaatatgTGGTGGAAAAAGTTCTAGACCATCGAATGGTAAAGGGCAAAGTGGAGTATCTCCTAAAGTGGAAGGGCTTCTCAGATGAGGATAACACATGGGAACCAGAAGAGAACCTGGATTGCCCTGACCTCATTGCTGAGTTTCTGCAGTCACAGAAAACAGCACACGAGACAGATAAATCAGAGGGAGGCAAGCGCAAAGCTGATTCTGATTCAGAAGATAAGGGGGAGGAGAGCAaaccaaagaagaagaaaggagagtcAGAAAAGCCAAGAGGCTTTGCCCGGGGTTTGGAACCAGAGAGGATTATTGGAGCTACGGACTCCAGTGGAAAACTCATGTTCCTAATGAAATGGAAGAACTCTGATGAGGCTGATCTGGTCCCTGCCAAGGAAGCCAATGTCAAGTTCCCACAGGTTGTCATATCCTTCTATGAAGAAAGGCTGACGTGGCATTCCTACCCCTCAGAGGATGACGACAAAAAAGATGATAAGAGTTAA